Proteins from a genomic interval of Candidatus Rubidus massiliensis:
- the map_1 gene encoding Methionine aminopeptidase codes for MIGRNDNCWCGSEKKWKKCHFPQTNPNAPKNYKHDYLRKYNILIKDENEIQGIRLAGQIASTILDEVCAMAKSGVTTLELNAFAEQRHKELGAVPAPLGYGHPPFPKSICTSLNDVICHGIPDDKPLKDGDILNIDVTAIYKGYYGDCSQMVAIGQISDEKKLVIDVSYDCLMKAIAILKPGIPVSEIGQVIEDYATLKGCSVVNQFVGHGVGINFHEGPQIPHNRNNNPILLVPGMTFTIEPMINAGVRDAVIDTQDQWTARTKDGRASAQWEHTLLITENGYEILTPWKRK; via the coding sequence ATGATTGGTAGAAACGATAATTGCTGGTGTGGAAGCGAAAAGAAGTGGAAAAAATGTCATTTCCCTCAAACAAATCCAAATGCACCAAAAAACTATAAGCACGATTATTTAAGAAAATATAATATTCTTATAAAAGATGAAAACGAAATTCAAGGAATTCGCCTTGCAGGCCAAATTGCAAGCACAATTTTAGATGAAGTTTGCGCCATGGCAAAATCTGGTGTAACAACTCTTGAATTAAATGCCTTTGCAGAACAAAGACATAAAGAGTTGGGGGCTGTTCCCGCCCCTTTAGGATATGGTCATCCCCCTTTTCCAAAAAGTATTTGCACTTCTTTAAATGATGTGATTTGTCATGGTATCCCCGATGACAAACCTCTAAAAGATGGCGATATACTAAATATTGATGTGACAGCAATTTATAAAGGTTACTACGGAGACTGTAGCCAAATGGTTGCTATTGGACAAATTAGTGATGAAAAAAAACTAGTCATCGATGTTTCGTATGATTGCTTAATGAAAGCTATCGCTATTTTAAAACCTGGAATTCCAGTTTCTGAAATTGGGCAAGTGATCGAAGACTATGCAACTTTAAAAGGTTGCTCAGTTGTCAATCAATTTGTAGGTCACGGCGTTGGCATTAATTTTCATGAAGGGCCTCAAATTCCACATAATCGCAATAACAATCCGATTCTTTTAGTTCCAGGAATGACATTTACAATTGAACCGATGATTAATGCAGGGGTTCGCGATGCAGTAATTGATACACAAGATCAATGGACTGCAAGAACAAAAGACGGACGAGCAAGCGCTCAGTGGGAACATACTCTTTTGATAACTGAAAATGGTTATGAAATTTTAACTCCTTGGAAAAGAAAGTGA
- the trmB gene encoding tRNA (guanine-N(7)-)-methyltransferase: protein MRPEHFKTTYEWKSRKVAFLDQIWYVPVNISDDENFEFPGWKQLFGNSNPINIEYCSGNGAWIAEKALKNPNQNWLAVEKKYLRVKKIRSKIENFQLKNLIILCGEGLNATKRYFPKESIQKIYVNFPDPWPKKKHAKNRIINPIFADEMARLLKKEGTITMVTDDKNYSQEMITVFKNNNLFNSIYKEPYFVTSCNDYGSSYFEDLWVQQGKEIHYHEFKRIEEI from the coding sequence ATGAGACCTGAACATTTTAAGACTACCTACGAATGGAAAAGTAGAAAAGTCGCCTTTTTAGACCAAATATGGTATGTACCAGTCAATATATCTGATGATGAGAATTTTGAGTTTCCAGGGTGGAAGCAGTTATTTGGAAATAGCAATCCAATCAACATCGAATATTGCTCAGGTAATGGCGCATGGATTGCTGAGAAAGCCCTAAAAAATCCCAACCAAAATTGGCTTGCGGTAGAGAAAAAATATTTACGGGTAAAAAAAATACGCTCTAAAATTGAAAACTTCCAATTAAAAAATTTAATTATTTTATGTGGGGAAGGTTTAAACGCGACAAAACGATATTTTCCAAAAGAATCGATACAAAAGATTTATGTAAATTTCCCCGATCCTTGGCCTAAAAAAAAGCATGCAAAAAATCGTATAATAAATCCAATTTTTGCAGATGAAATGGCTCGTCTTTTGAAAAAAGAAGGGACGATTACAATGGTAACGGATGATAAAAACTACTCGCAAGAAATGATTACTGTTTTTAAAAATAATAATTTATTTAATTCTATTTATAAAGAGCCTTATTTTGTAACTTCTTGTAATGACTATGGATCCTCTTATTTTGAAGATTTATGGGTACAACAAGGAAAAGAAATTCATTATCATGAATTTAAAAGAATAGAAGAAATATGA
- a CDS encoding bacillithiol biosynthesis cysteine-adding enzyme BshC produces MKYFHVTDPIKDSSLDSFFEVPWLSLNASKIAHQNLAKNTPPRESLIPILTDYQNAIGNTDEAALKSLKKFAEKDSFCVFTGQQLGFMGGPFYTILKGLTCLKVAREQGAVPIFWLATEDHDINEINHTFLLDTLGNIKQYFAGYHSDGSFVEDLRLTFKERKVIEQFLKDCDHIDLYPLFEKDSYCEAMASLLAHLFKGTGLLFIEPKYLRKLAVPFFKKEIIEAKSLLATIQTTTSNLEEMGGKKIIDLKNPTNLFFKDAAGKRQKIVFHDQIFQIGKESFSKDQILQKISQEPERFSTNVAARTVLQSWLFPTLAYIAGPTEFAYYRQLKDYHRAHGVSMPMIIPRLSASFITPYTNSLLEKTGIKPWENIPIHWEEWNPILGFEVKEIKQDWLEVAKQKIGPIFPNQTLTRLVDYFSSKLLKRAVKYKLKKSKIPFNALHILRNTFYPQAKKQERVYNFLGYQKANTNIIQQINQLSITHDGHYYFYTR; encoded by the coding sequence ATGAAATATTTCCATGTGACCGATCCTATAAAAGATTCTTCTTTAGATTCCTTTTTTGAAGTCCCGTGGTTGTCTCTTAATGCCTCTAAGATAGCTCACCAAAATCTTGCTAAAAATACACCCCCAAGAGAATCACTCATCCCAATACTTACTGATTATCAAAACGCAATTGGAAATACAGATGAGGCTGCTTTAAAGTCCTTAAAAAAATTTGCAGAAAAGGATTCATTTTGTGTTTTTACAGGTCAGCAATTAGGTTTCATGGGAGGCCCTTTTTATACCATTTTAAAAGGATTAACTTGTTTAAAAGTTGCCCGTGAACAAGGAGCTGTCCCTATATTTTGGTTAGCAACAGAGGATCATGACATAAATGAAATCAACCACACTTTTTTATTAGATACGTTAGGGAATATTAAACAATATTTTGCTGGGTATCATTCAGACGGATCTTTCGTTGAAGATTTGCGTTTAACCTTTAAAGAAAGAAAAGTAATCGAACAATTTTTAAAGGATTGCGATCATATAGATTTGTATCCTCTCTTTGAAAAAGATAGCTATTGTGAAGCAATGGCTTCTCTTTTAGCTCACCTTTTTAAAGGAACGGGCCTTTTGTTTATTGAACCTAAATATTTAAGAAAACTAGCCGTCCCTTTTTTTAAAAAAGAAATAATCGAAGCTAAATCTTTATTGGCTACCATCCAAACAACAACTTCAAATTTAGAGGAAATGGGTGGAAAAAAAATTATAGATTTGAAGAATCCAACCAACCTTTTTTTTAAAGATGCTGCGGGAAAAAGACAAAAAATTGTTTTTCATGATCAAATTTTTCAGATCGGAAAAGAGAGTTTTTCAAAAGATCAAATTTTACAAAAAATAAGCCAAGAACCTGAACGATTTAGCACAAATGTTGCGGCAAGAACCGTTTTGCAATCTTGGCTTTTTCCAACCTTGGCTTATATTGCAGGTCCGACTGAATTTGCGTACTACAGGCAGTTAAAAGATTATCATAGAGCCCATGGGGTATCTATGCCAATGATTATCCCTCGTCTTAGCGCTTCCTTTATTACTCCATACACCAATTCTTTGCTAGAAAAAACAGGGATAAAACCTTGGGAAAATATTCCTATTCACTGGGAAGAATGGAATCCCATCCTTGGGTTTGAAGTAAAAGAGATTAAACAAGATTGGCTTGAAGTTGCTAAACAAAAAATCGGACCCATATTTCCAAATCAAACGTTAACTCGTTTAGTTGATTATTTTAGCTCCAAACTTTTAAAAAGAGCGGTCAAATATAAACTAAAGAAAAGTAAAATTCCTTTTAATGCCTTACATATTTTGAGAAATACTTTTTATCCACAGGCAAAAAAGCAAGAAAGAGTGTATAATTTTTTAGGCTATCAAAAAGCTAACACTAATATTATTCAACAAATAAACCAATTATCTATTACCCATGATGGACATTATTACTTCTACACAAGATGA
- the pgi gene encoding Glucose-6-phosphate isomerase, producing MANDFTQYSAFQTLKELSLTPFDLTAPNALTPERILNYQTTQCGFTFLYATERVNEHTIKALKELACQANVHQKMVAMQQGETINLIEGYESERRSVLHTATRDLFDHRIESSKAKEATEKCKIELDKLRLFSEKMDVENRFTDLIMVAIGGSELGPHAVYLGLEYLLKTNRNVHFVANVDPDDVASLIGKLNLKNTLVVIVSKAGTTLETQTNEAFLRKEFKERGLTPANHFVCVTGKGSPMDNPDNYLECFYMYDWVGGRYSTTSMVGGVVLSFAFGFHVFLEFLKGANAMDKNALKEDMQENLPLLGALLSIWNHNFLHLPTLAIIPYSKALSRLSAHIQQVEMESNGKRIDKRGESVTFDTGMVIWGEPGTNAQHSFFQLIHQGTQIIPLEFIAFKKSQNEEDFSFKETTSQQKLLSNVLAQMIALAQGEKNENPNKTFLGNRPSHILFAKQLDPFTMGALLAYYEHKVAFEGFIWGINSFDQEGVQLGKVLANKILDRFKPDHENKPAYPLADTIIHLINKL from the coding sequence ATGGCAAATGATTTTACTCAATATAGTGCATTTCAAACTTTAAAGGAGCTGTCTTTAACACCTTTTGATTTAACAGCTCCTAATGCCTTAACTCCAGAAAGAATTTTAAATTATCAAACTACTCAATGTGGTTTTACGTTTCTTTATGCAACTGAGCGTGTGAATGAACACACAATAAAAGCCTTAAAAGAATTGGCTTGCCAAGCAAATGTTCACCAAAAAATGGTTGCTATGCAGCAAGGGGAAACGATAAATCTCATCGAAGGTTATGAAAGTGAACGTCGATCCGTTTTACATACCGCTACAAGAGACTTATTTGACCATCGCATAGAATCCTCAAAAGCTAAAGAAGCAACTGAAAAATGTAAAATCGAATTAGATAAATTACGTCTTTTTAGTGAAAAAATGGATGTCGAAAATCGTTTTACAGATCTAATTATGGTAGCAATAGGCGGTTCGGAACTTGGTCCCCATGCCGTTTATTTAGGTTTAGAATACCTTTTAAAGACTAACCGTAATGTTCATTTTGTGGCTAATGTCGATCCAGATGATGTTGCCTCTTTAATAGGAAAGCTTAACTTAAAAAACACCTTAGTAGTCATTGTTTCAAAAGCCGGGACCACCCTTGAAACGCAAACGAATGAAGCTTTCTTAAGAAAAGAGTTTAAAGAAAGAGGATTAACACCTGCCAATCATTTTGTTTGTGTAACAGGTAAAGGTAGTCCCATGGATAATCCTGACAACTATTTGGAATGCTTTTATATGTATGATTGGGTGGGAGGACGTTATTCTACTACTTCAATGGTTGGTGGGGTAGTCCTTTCCTTTGCTTTTGGCTTTCATGTCTTTTTAGAGTTTTTAAAAGGCGCTAATGCTATGGATAAAAATGCTTTAAAAGAAGATATGCAGGAAAATTTGCCTTTATTAGGCGCTTTGTTATCCATCTGGAATCATAATTTTTTACACCTTCCAACCCTTGCTATTATTCCTTATTCAAAAGCTTTATCTCGTCTTTCAGCTCATATCCAGCAAGTTGAAATGGAATCGAATGGAAAGAGAATTGATAAAAGAGGTGAATCTGTAACTTTTGATACGGGGATGGTAATATGGGGAGAACCTGGCACCAACGCACAACACTCCTTTTTTCAGTTAATCCATCAAGGGACACAAATCATCCCCTTAGAATTTATTGCCTTTAAAAAGAGTCAAAACGAGGAAGACTTTTCTTTCAAAGAAACGACATCCCAACAAAAACTCCTTTCTAATGTATTAGCTCAGATGATTGCCTTAGCTCAAGGAGAAAAAAATGAAAATCCTAATAAAACATTCTTAGGAAATCGACCCTCGCACATACTTTTTGCAAAACAGCTTGATCCTTTTACAATGGGTGCTTTGTTAGCTTATTACGAGCATAAAGTAGCTTTCGAAGGTTTTATTTGGGGAATTAACTCTTTTGATCAAGAAGGGGTACAACTCGGGAAAGTGTTAGCAAACAAAATCTTGGATCGATTTAAACCAGATCATGAAAATAAACCAGCTTACCCATTAGCAGACACCATCATTCATTTGATTAATAAATTATGA
- the xerD_2 gene encoding Tyrosine recombinase XerD, with translation MTIKQMQEQIQDFVRYIASEKGLTKNTIEAYTHDVDQFVNYLESCSVFSFENVSINHIVEYLGSLKTKGYCSSSICRYLISYKVLFRFLKREGYIANNITLYVDLPRLWKTIPEILTIKEIEKLLAQPNSRTLEGARDKAIFETLYGAGLRVSEVCSLNIQDVDDKFIRVKGKGRKERMVPIGAKALQAINHYLINFRGDCPYPQLFLSSKAKCIHRITIWKKIKDYAKKAGITKNISPHTLRHSFATHLLDQGADLRIIQELLGHVSISSTDRYTQVSPKRLIEAFQKFHPSNQKT, from the coding sequence ATGACCATAAAACAAATGCAAGAACAAATTCAAGATTTTGTTCGCTATATAGCTTCAGAAAAAGGATTAACCAAAAATACCATAGAAGCATATACCCATGACGTGGATCAATTTGTCAACTATTTAGAAAGTTGCAGTGTTTTTAGCTTTGAAAACGTTTCTATAAACCATATCGTCGAATATTTAGGATCGCTGAAAACGAAAGGGTATTGTTCAAGTAGCATTTGCCGCTATTTAATCAGTTATAAAGTCCTCTTTCGTTTCTTAAAACGAGAAGGTTATATTGCGAACAATATTACACTATATGTTGATCTACCAAGACTTTGGAAAACGATACCTGAAATTTTGACGATTAAAGAAATTGAAAAATTATTAGCACAACCCAATAGCCGCACATTAGAGGGGGCGCGGGACAAAGCGATATTTGAAACTTTGTATGGAGCAGGACTTAGAGTATCTGAAGTTTGTTCTTTAAATATTCAAGATGTGGATGACAAATTTATTCGAGTGAAGGGCAAGGGTAGAAAAGAGCGTATGGTCCCAATTGGGGCTAAAGCCTTGCAAGCGATCAATCATTATCTTATCAATTTTCGAGGCGATTGTCCTTATCCTCAATTGTTTTTATCAAGTAAAGCGAAATGCATCCATCGTATTACCATTTGGAAAAAAATCAAAGATTACGCTAAAAAAGCAGGCATCACAAAAAACATATCACCCCACACATTGCGCCATAGCTTTGCCACTCATTTGTTAGATCAAGGAGCAGATTTAAGAATAATCCAAGAACTTTTAGGTCATGTAAGTATAAGTAGTACGGATCGATATACGCAAGTTAGCCCCAAACGTTTGATTGAGGCTTTCCAAAAATTTCACCCCTCTAATCAAAAAACTTAA
- the ipgC_3 gene encoding Chaperone protein IpgC: MEDHLKEFKLTPKVRQKLKDKTLLKEELEAGKTAQEILEFSDISMAKFYGASYKLFEHQRFEDASNAFLFLATLNPYNYDYWVGLGMSLQMLGDYELAIDAYEMAAICQVDNPVPYFYLAKCLFAIHDRESALQALDLAVEYSSEHAEYSEMLIQALKAKDLLNQMEHPLKKKRTRKKPKSELNE; the protein is encoded by the coding sequence ATGGAAGACCATTTAAAAGAATTTAAATTAACGCCAAAAGTTCGGCAAAAACTTAAAGATAAAACTCTTTTAAAAGAAGAATTGGAAGCTGGAAAAACAGCCCAAGAGATTTTAGAGTTTTCCGATATATCGATGGCGAAATTTTATGGAGCTTCCTACAAATTATTTGAACACCAGCGTTTCGAAGATGCAAGCAATGCTTTTCTTTTTCTTGCCACCTTAAATCCTTATAACTATGACTATTGGGTTGGACTTGGGATGAGCTTGCAAATGCTAGGCGATTATGAATTAGCCATAGACGCCTACGAGATGGCAGCTATTTGTCAAGTCGACAATCCCGTTCCTTACTTTTATTTGGCCAAATGTTTATTTGCCATACATGATCGGGAGAGCGCTTTACAGGCTTTAGACTTAGCGGTTGAATATTCTTCTGAGCATGCCGAATATTCAGAAATGTTAATCCAAGCCTTAAAAGCTAAAGATTTACTCAATCAAATGGAACATCCTTTAAAAAAGAAACGCACACGTAAAAAGCCCAAAAGTGAGTTAAATGAGTAA
- a CDS encoding HRD ubiquitin ligase complex, ER membrane component: protein MNNEINNCAICLTELTDSVNTLTCNHSYHNDCINGWFKALEKNKQATTCPLCKRNIVYIKTREPLSNKSLQALGILLTASIAFSFFEQSKNSGYALILLVFIIVTMEVTASKGFINRFFNE, encoded by the coding sequence ATGAATAATGAAATAAATAATTGTGCTATTTGTTTAACTGAACTAACCGATAGCGTAAACACTCTTACCTGTAATCATTCCTACCATAATGATTGCATTAACGGTTGGTTTAAAGCATTGGAGAAGAATAAGCAGGCGACTACCTGTCCTTTATGTAAAAGAAACATAGTGTATATTAAAACTCGCGAACCTCTATCAAATAAATCATTACAAGCTTTGGGAATTTTGCTAACCGCCTCAATTGCTTTTTCGTTTTTCGAACAATCAAAAAATTCTGGCTATGCATTGATTCTTTTAGTTTTTATTATTGTTACAATGGAAGTGACTGCTTCAAAAGGATTTATTAATCGTTTTTTTAATGAATAA
- a CDS encoding HRD ubiquitin ligase complex, ER membrane component, with protein sequence MNANEIPECSICLDPIQNDFEKLSCNHTYHKVCIKEWFETTLANKRETTCPLCKRKIDYIKPSTYKTSNSSNKTSPYLIILVIIAFCSCILSTTLFEIILSLSICFIAMIIIKTINYRATRDIVFH encoded by the coding sequence ATGAATGCTAACGAAATTCCAGAATGTTCTATTTGCTTAGATCCCATACAAAATGATTTTGAAAAACTCTCCTGCAATCACACTTATCATAAAGTTTGTATAAAAGAGTGGTTTGAAACAACTCTTGCCAATAAAAGAGAAACAACCTGCCCACTTTGTAAACGGAAGATCGATTACATCAAACCTTCAACATACAAAACATCTAACTCATCTAATAAAACCTCGCCCTATCTTATCATTTTAGTTATCATTGCCTTTTGTTCGTGCATCCTATCAACAACCCTATTTGAAATAATTTTAAGTTTGTCTATTTGTTTCATTGCAATGATAATTATTAAGACGATTAACTATAGAGCAACAAGAGACATTGTTTTTCATTAA
- the ybaL_1 gene encoding Inner membrane protein YbaL, with translation MEVSLYKFKVVLIFTIGFGLASIFGYLTQRLKLSPIVGYLFAGYLIGPYSPGYTADIELAEQLAEIGVILMMFSVGMHFRLEDLNRVKNVALPGAIGQTFATTIFTTIFLYFIGWKIESSILMGFSIAVASTVVLVRLLSDNNLLSTKEGHIAVGWLVVEDLLTIGALILLPSLAPSNTDIDWGTFFLSMGWAIAKFAILAILMFTIGLKLITKFLYSIVKTKSHELFTLVILSTTFIVASASAFVFGTSIVLGAFISGMVIGATELRHQALANAAPMRDVFTVIFFLSIGMLFNPYGILDHYALFASILFIVLIIKPAAAILIVMLFKYPFKSALIVAIALAQIGEFSFILAEEASKLKIMPEEGYDIIVACSIISISLNPLLFRLLHKIPGDKFHPVHVEPHHDVNANIPLAIIIGYEELGKEIINEIKRRGFKPFVIDQNIEQIAIVKQTQKEAIYGDASQALILEDSKIKDAQLLVIVLHDLEVIEKIIHNSREINPEIAIFAYVDKNEEKKKIEKLGVYCLSREEELFYSFKNGLDFIFSDT, from the coding sequence ATGGAAGTTTCTCTTTATAAGTTTAAAGTTGTTCTAATCTTCACAATCGGTTTCGGACTTGCCAGTATTTTTGGCTACCTTACTCAAAGATTAAAACTTTCCCCGATCGTCGGCTATTTATTTGCAGGTTATTTAATTGGCCCCTACTCTCCAGGCTACACAGCTGATATAGAATTAGCAGAACAACTTGCAGAAATTGGTGTTATTTTAATGATGTTTAGCGTGGGGATGCATTTTCGCCTCGAAGATCTCAACCGTGTAAAAAACGTCGCTCTTCCAGGAGCTATTGGACAAACGTTTGCCACAACCATTTTTACAACAATTTTTTTATATTTCATAGGGTGGAAAATAGAATCTAGTATCCTTATGGGATTTTCGATAGCAGTGGCAAGTACTGTAGTACTAGTTAGGCTTTTATCTGATAATAATCTTTTGTCTACAAAAGAGGGTCATATTGCTGTCGGCTGGTTAGTTGTGGAAGACTTGCTCACAATTGGAGCCTTAATCCTACTCCCTTCTTTAGCCCCCTCTAACACAGATATCGATTGGGGAACATTTTTTCTTTCTATGGGATGGGCTATAGCTAAATTTGCAATTTTAGCAATCCTCATGTTTACAATTGGCCTTAAACTTATTACAAAATTTTTATATAGCATCGTTAAAACGAAATCCCATGAATTATTTACCCTTGTTATTTTATCGACTACCTTTATTGTAGCTTCTGCCTCAGCTTTTGTATTTGGCACATCCATAGTTTTAGGAGCTTTTATTTCCGGAATGGTTATAGGAGCCACCGAGCTTCGGCATCAAGCTTTAGCTAATGCCGCTCCTATGAGAGATGTTTTTACTGTCATCTTTTTTCTCTCCATTGGTATGTTATTTAATCCTTACGGAATACTTGATCATTACGCTCTTTTTGCCTCTATTTTATTTATCGTTCTAATCATAAAACCAGCTGCAGCTATACTCATTGTGATGCTATTTAAATATCCATTTAAATCAGCCTTAATTGTTGCTATTGCCTTAGCTCAAATTGGGGAGTTTTCCTTTATTTTAGCTGAAGAAGCTTCAAAGTTAAAAATCATGCCTGAAGAGGGTTATGATATTATTGTGGCTTGCTCTATAATTTCAATTTCTTTAAATCCCTTACTCTTTAGACTACTACATAAAATTCCAGGGGACAAATTTCATCCAGTTCACGTAGAACCCCATCATGACGTTAATGCTAATATACCCCTAGCTATTATCATTGGCTATGAAGAACTTGGAAAAGAGATCATTAATGAAATTAAGAGAAGAGGGTTTAAACCTTTTGTAATAGATCAAAATATAGAACAAATAGCGATTGTTAAACAGACTCAAAAAGAAGCCATTTATGGCGATGCTAGCCAAGCTCTCATTTTAGAAGATTCCAAAATCAAGGACGCTCAATTATTGGTTATTGTTTTACATGACTTAGAAGTCATTGAAAAAATTATTCATAATTCAAGAGAAATTAACCCAGAAATCGCGATCTTTGCTTATGTGGATAAAAACGAAGAAAAGAAAAAAATTGAAAAATTGGGTGTTTATTGTTTGTCACGTGAAGAAGAACTATTTTACTCCTTCAAAAATGGATTAGATTTTATTTTTAGTGATACCTAA
- a CDS encoding Ankyrin repeats (3 copies): protein MRAIIIFLTIFLFIQFIKKLYFIFKHRKIRYQAKILKKQFLSDQNLYNWDFLSYVLEIKELDIFTYLLKVKKRKLWHYKSLIQELDVCQTTPLHTAIRLQNSKILSFLLDNILIKSVVDLYETRPFLEGEIFTINPLALALKKEYCSAEIVNLLCNKLPQLKTLNRYEGQQLSYNDRMLFESMCPLQQALAIEKLDVFIVLYKHGFPLTSKTLQDCIKLQWKEGIELHHKNGINNC, encoded by the coding sequence ATGAGAGCAATAATAATTTTTCTTACCATTTTTTTATTTATTCAATTTATTAAAAAACTTTATTTTATATTTAAGCATCGTAAAATTCGATATCAAGCCAAAATTCTAAAAAAGCAATTTCTTTCAGACCAAAATCTGTATAATTGGGACTTTTTATCGTATGTATTAGAGATTAAAGAGTTAGACATTTTCACATATTTATTAAAAGTAAAAAAAAGAAAACTTTGGCACTATAAAAGTTTAATTCAAGAATTAGACGTTTGCCAAACTACGCCCCTTCACACTGCTATCAGACTTCAAAATTCAAAAATATTATCCTTTCTATTAGATAATATTTTGATAAAAAGTGTTGTCGATTTATATGAAACTAGACCTTTTTTAGAAGGAGAAATCTTTACAATTAATCCTCTTGCGTTAGCTTTAAAAAAAGAATATTGTTCTGCCGAAATTGTTAATTTATTATGCAATAAGCTCCCTCAATTGAAAACTTTGAATCGCTATGAAGGACAACAACTTTCCTATAATGACAGAATGCTTTTTGAATCTATGTGTCCTTTACAGCAAGCCTTAGCAATAGAAAAACTCGATGTATTTATTGTTTTATATAAACATGGATTTCCTCTTACCTCTAAAACTTTGCAAGATTGCATAAAGCTTCAATGGAAAGAAGGCATTGAACTTCATCACAAAAACGGAATCAATAACTGCTAA
- a CDS encoding dihydroneopterin triphosphate pyrophosphatase — protein sequence MYPNYIQPNCISTFIIYSKNGEHRYLLIRRCSSYLTGTWQMVTGGIQEPETAVQAALREIFEETGLVPSKFYSADAVEIFYLKTKDKIAFVPVFLAFVDELNSVTLCPLEHDAYEWLSYEEAKERLVWSEQKRIIQHIHENFVLKEPLEIHRIDI from the coding sequence ATGTATCCAAATTATATTCAACCTAATTGCATCAGCACTTTCATAATCTATTCTAAAAATGGAGAACATCGCTACCTTTTGATTAGAAGATGTTCAAGCTACTTAACCGGTACCTGGCAAATGGTAACTGGTGGAATACAAGAGCCAGAAACAGCTGTTCAAGCAGCCTTAAGAGAGATTTTTGAAGAAACAGGGCTTGTTCCTTCCAAATTTTATTCAGCTGATGCTGTAGAAATATTTTATTTAAAAACCAAAGATAAAATTGCTTTTGTTCCGGTCTTTTTAGCGTTTGTTGATGAACTAAACTCTGTTACATTATGTCCGCTCGAGCATGATGCGTACGAATGGTTAAGTTATGAAGAAGCTAAAGAAAGATTGGTATGGAGCGAACAAAAGAGAATCATACAACATATTCACGAAAATTTTGTTTTAAAAGAGCCATTAGAAATCCATCGCATTGATATTTAA
- a CDS encoding Phage-related protein, with protein MGDRHNHAKTISGIGNAKLIELRENDRSGTYRVIYTLEMDKFIFVLHAFQKKSKSGIATPKQEIDLIKRRLKDAEAIYKELKGEK; from the coding sequence ATGGGAGATAGGCATAACCATGCAAAAACAATTAGCGGAATAGGCAACGCTAAACTGATTGAGCTTCGTGAAAACGACAGATCAGGAACTTACCGAGTAATTTATACATTAGAAATGGACAAATTTATTTTTGTTTTACATGCCTTTCAAAAAAAATCGAAAAGCGGAATAGCAACACCTAAACAAGAAATTGATTTAATTAAACGCCGTTTAAAAGATGCTGAAGCTATCTATAAAGAATTAAAAGGAGAAAAGTAA
- a CDS encoding hypothetical protein (putative conserved small protein) gives MGEKRLYEESSGNVFADLGIENPEEALAKSELARQIAKLIKKKKLTQKKVADILRIDQPKISALIHGRLSFSLERLIRFLNELGQDVSIIISPAQSTERGITWIGESHLQTRKATLGK, from the coding sequence ATGGGTGAAAAAAGACTATATGAAGAAAGCTCAGGAAACGTATTTGCCGATTTAGGGATTGAAAATCCTGAAGAAGCTTTAGCGAAATCGGAGCTAGCTCGTCAAATTGCAAAGCTTATTAAGAAGAAAAAACTTACTCAAAAAAAAGTAGCTGATATTTTAAGAATTGATCAGCCTAAGATCTCTGCATTAATTCATGGAAGACTAAGTTTTTCACTTGAGCGTTTAATTCGTTTTCTAAACGAATTGGGACAAGATGTAAGCATTATAATAAGTCCTGCACAATCAACTGAACGAGGTATTACTTGGATAGGCGAATCACATTTACAAACTCGCAAGGCTACCTTAGGGAAATAA